The genomic segment CCGGGGGGTTATCGACGTTCGAGCCGGACGCGGTCAGGACGGAGTAAGCGAACTTGTCGTAAGGCATGTCGGTCGTCACGGCGTCCCGAATCCATTTCTGGAGGGCGGCCGCGCCGGGGTCGCCCAGGAACTTGCGGTTCACCTGGAGTAGGTCGGCCCACTTGTTCGTCCAGTGTTCGACGAACGCCTCGCTGCCGACGAGTTTGTCCACGAGGGCTTCCCGCTTTTCGCGGGTCGGGCGGGCGTCGGCGAGGAACGCCCGAACCTCGGCGGCCGTCGGCGGGACGCCGGTCAGGTCGATCGACACCCGGCGGACGAAGTCGGCGTCGTCGCAGATCCCGCTCGGGAGGATCTTGACCTTCTTCAGCTTCGCATCCACGAGTTCGTCGATCCAGTTCAGCTGCGGCGGCGCGGTCCACGCGAAGCCGGACCGGTCGCCGGTCACGACGACCGTGCTGGCCGAATACGAGCCTTCGTACCGGGCAAGCATCGTCGCCTCGCCGCGGCGGACGGTGGTGAGCAGGCCCGTCTTGTCGATCGTGGCCACGTCGGTGTTGCTGCTGTCAATGAACGCCTCGGCCGACACGTCCCGCTTCTTCCCGTCCGCGTAAGTCGCGAGGACGGCGAACTGCTGCCTGGCCCCGATGCGGCCGACGGTCGGGTCTTTCGGGAAGATTTCGATGCCGGTCACGCGCGGGGCGGTCAGGTCCACTTTCACCCCCTCGGCAATCCACCGGCGGAGCAGCTCGTAGTACGGTTCGCCGGGCGACATCAGGACGCCGCCGACGTGGGGCACAGCCCCGGCCGGCTTCATCAGCATCAGGCTCCGCTCGGGAGCCGCCCGGTTGAAGCGGCGGCCTTCCAGGTCGTCGGTCAGGGCACGGAAGTCGTACACCGGGTCGTAGCCGCGGAGCGAGAGCTTGAAGCCGTTCTTGCCCGCCTGGGCACCGTGGCAGGTGCCGGCGTTGCACCCCGTCTTCGAGAGGACGGGCTGCACGTCTTTCACGAAGCTGACCGGGTGGGCGGACTTCTGTCCGGTCACCGTGACCGCAACCGTGGCCGACTTATCGCCCACGGAAATCGTCAGGGTGCCAGAGCCGTCGGCGACCGGGCGGACGGAACCCGAGGCGGCCACGGTCGCGATCGCGGGGGCTGCAATCCTGGCCACCCGCGTGGCATCGACCGCTTCACCCGTGGAGAGTTTCGCGGTCACAAGCAGTTGCGAGTACGCGAACGGGCCGTCGAGGTTGATCGTCGCGGGCCGCACGTCGAGCGACACGACGCCGGCTCCGTCGGGGAGCTTTTCTGGGGCGGGAGTTTCGGCGCCGGCACGGCCGACGGTTAGCCCCAGTGCGACGCACGCGAGCGAAAGGAGTCGAAGGCGGGACATATCCGTGAGTCTCTGGAGGAGGGCAAAAGGATGTCGTCCGGTCCACACTTGACGCGATCAGGACAAAGTCATTCGCACGACCAAATCTTACTGCCGGGCGCTGATTTTTTCCGCGGGGAGGGCGACGAACGAGTGGAGGAGCTTGCCGGTCGCCGGGTCGTGTAGCCAAATGCGGCCGTCGAACCCGGCCGAGGCGACGACCTTGCCGGTCGGCGACCACGCCACGACGTAAGCCGGGCCGGTCACCTGTTCACACACGACCTTCTTGCCGGAGGCCACATCGTACACGCGGACCTCGCCTTTGCCGTCCAGGCTGCTGGCGGCGGCGAAGCGATCACCTTCCGCATCAAAGCGGACGCACGACACGCGACCCGGCAAAGCCTCGTACTCCTTGATGCGGTTGGCGTCGTCGCCGATGACCCGAGGAACTTCCCGGTGCATCTTGTACAGCCGCGGCGTCCCGTCGGAGCCGGCGGCAATCAGTTCGTCGTACTCTTTCGGGGCGGCGTTCGGTGTATCGGTCGGAATCTTAGCCTTTTTCGCCTCCTCGAACGGCCGACAGTCGATCGCCATCAGCCCGCCCTTGAGCGCGCCGGGCGTGATGCTGGTCACGTTGTCCACGAACCGCTGGGTCGGGACTTCGGTGAGCTTCATCGTCATGTCCCGGCTGACGGACGCCAGGTGCAACCCGTCTCGCGAAAACGTGGTGCCGACGATCCAGTCCGAGTGCGTGCCCATCTGGAGAACCTGGGCGCCGGTGGCCGCGTCGATCGCGCGGACGGTGTTATCCGAGCAGCCGAACCCGACGACCTTCCCGTCCGGCGACCAACTCACTCCGTACAGGGTGTCGAACGTCACCGTCGTTGAGACGAGCAATTTATCCTTGTCATGTGTCCAGATCTGGATTTCACCGAACCGGCCGGGCGCGCCACCGGCGACCGCGAGACGGTTACCGTCCGGGGAGAAAGCCAGGGACTGAACCCGTTCGGACGCACCGATCAGCCGCGAGATGAGATGCGAGCCATCGGCCGCGAACAGCAGCACCTCGTGGTAACCACTGACGGCCAAGAACCGGCCGTCCGGCGAGAATGCGAGCGCGGTCACGACGGGCGGCGCGGAGTATTGGGGCGGGTTCTTGGCATCGACGACCACAGCCCTGGCGGAAGCCGGCGTGTCGTCGGCCGCGCCTTCCTTGATCCACTTCGCGACCAGATCAATCTCGAGCTGTTTCAGCGGGGGACGCCCCTTGGGCATTTCCGCTTTGCCGTCTTTAAGTTGGATCTCGTGAAGTAGGAAGCTGGCTTCCGGTTTCCCGGCCACGACCGCCGGCTTTCCGCTCTCTCCGGTCTTCAAAAGGTTCGCGAACGCGGTCATGACGTACAGACCGCCCGCCTTGGCCGGTTGGTGACAACCGAGGCAGTGTTGTTGGAGAATCGGCCGCACGTCCTTGTAGTAACTGACTTTGGCCGACGTACCAGCCGACGGAAGCTCAGCCGCATTCACACGCGACACTGAAAGGACGGAGGCGAAAACGACCAGGGCAATGACTCGTCCGGTCATCGGGACACGACCTCAATGGGGAGGCGGAGGCAGGCGGCGGGAATAAGTAGTGTACCAGTCGGGCGAGGAAGGGTTCAAACGGAATTCCGGCAAAAGTGAGCGGTGCGAGCCCGGGCTTCGGCATTACGAACACGCGCGATAAGTGAAGTCGTGATTCAGGATGTGGTTCGATCGCCCTCGAGGTGGACATGCGGGCCGCCGATGTGTTCGACACGCCAGTCGATCAGAAGGGGAAGAAAATCCACACAGCGTTCTACTTACCCGAACGCAAGGCCGAGGTGGAAATCGCCGAAAATACAACCCAGAGTCCCGGCACAACCCCCGCAGGTGGCCGGTTCGTATTCCGGCGTCACGAGCCGAACGGGTACAATCCCAATCGTATCGCGGTAGTACGTTCGGGGCCGAGAAGGGCCGGGGTATGGGTGCGTTCGACCCGGCGGCGCGGTTCGCGGCCCAGACCGACCCGGACGCCACGGGTGATGCGCTCACCTCAGAGTTGAATGGTGCTGCAGGCTGAGGGCTTGGAGATGACCGAATCGCAAGTGGTGAACGAGTGGATCAGCCGCGGGGAAGCCCGTGGGAGGTTAGTCGGACGGCGGCAGAGCTTGTTGAGATTGCTCACCAAACGATTTTCTGGAGCCGTACCAGACGAGGTTGTCCGGTTCATCAATGAGCAAGAGAGTCCGGAGGTCCTCGACCACTGGTTTGATGCGGCGGTCGAGGTGTACACGTTCCCACAATTCCTGGCCGTGTTGAAGATGTAGATCGGTGGCTGCTCGGAAGTCCATAGACAGAATGCACGCTCGTCTGGCGGTTGCGCAAACATCGCCTCACGAAGCAGTTCGGTCGCCGTCCACACCATCCAGGTGAACGTGGGTGCCGCCCTTCGCGCCGCCGCGGAGTTCGATCACACGGTCGGCGCGGCCCTGAGTGAGGAATGCTGTCAGGTCGACGTTCATGTCTTTCAACGCAGCGAGATGTTGACGGGTCCGCTCCTCGGACTGGCGGCGGATTTCTTGTTCCACTTCTGCATCGCGGACCCGCTGCTGGCGGACGGCGTCGCGCTCGGTTTCTTTTTGGCGTAACTCGGCCTCCTGACGTTTTCGCGCGAGTCCGATCTCGGAATCGACCTCGATCGCCTGCTCCGTCCGGCGTTTGGTGGCGCGGGCCATCTGGGCGTTGAGCTTGTCGTCTTCGAGTTCCTGGGCCTGTTGCTCGGTCGCCCGTTCGAGTTGGAGTTTGGTCCGCGCCTCGATGGCCTGGTCGTGCATCGCCTGGAGACGATCCGGGGCGCCGTAGCCGCGGTAGACCACTTTGTTGATCCGGTAGCCGTTTTGCACGGCGCGGGCGGTGAGCTGGCGGTACGTTTCGAGTTCGTTGAGCTTCCCGGTCTCGTGCTTGAATGCTTCGAACGTCCGGTGGCCGGTGAAGTCCACCACGTCGGACGTGGCGGCGTTGATGAAGTCGCCGATCGGGTCGTGGGTGGCTTCGAGCATCCGCTCGATATCGATCAACTCGAAGAAGATCATCAGCCGCAGCATCAGAACCGCGTCGTCCGCCGTGCGGACGTCGGTCACGTCGTGGTACATCTGGTCCGGCATCAGCCAGAGCTTTTGGAACACCAGCCCCTTGGCGACCTTCTGAACCCCGGCCGACCCGCCTTCGGACCCGTGCCAGGTGAACGTGTGGAGCCACTCGCCCGGTGCGGGAACAAACAGCGTCGGCCCACTCACGATGCGGCGAGTGACCGTGGCAGTCTCGGCGGCCCGGCTGTAAACGACGACCGCTTCCTTAGCCGCGACTTGCAGCCCCTCCTGTTTCTGCACGTCCATGTGGACACGTGGGTCGAACCAAATGTCCGCCGGGCCGGTGAGGTGATCCTGGCGGCCGTCCCGGAAACGGACGACGAGGAAATCCCCCGGGTGGGCGACGAAGTGGGCCATCTGCCGAAATGTCTTGCCCCACTGGAGGACGCGAGCCGGGCCGGTCACGACCTCGACCTGCCCATTCCGGTGGATGACCAGAACCCGCTGCCCGTCTTGCACCGTGTAGAAGAACATGCCTCCCTCCCAGATTGGTTCAGTGGTGTCCTGCCCCTGGCGCCACCGCGGCGGGCCGGAGAGGGACCATTGAGATGATGTGTCGCGGCCCGATTGTTTCAGCCCGAGTAGACGCTCGGATGTGCCGTCGTCTTCGTCAAGAAGCTCAAATTCGTCTTCGCTACCGTTGATGCCTTTTTTGTGCGCAATCACCCGTTCGCCAAGGTTCCTTAGGGGATTGATCGCGAGAGCCGCGATGCGGCCGAAGCGTGATTCCGCGAAATAATCGCCGAACGCGAGACGTGTGTTCGACGCCAGCATCGAGTCCACGCCATCGTATTCCGTACACCCGTAGTGGCGGTTGATTTCTTCGCCGATGGCCGGCCCGTGCGCCGGGACGAGTTGGATCTTCTTGTTCAGTACGAAACTGAGTTTGTCGCGCAACAAGATGTCGTTCGAGTTGGCCGAGTAACAGGTTAACGTCTCGCCATTGACCGAGATCGGGAAGATCAGGTTCTCCCGGGCTACTGACTCGGGAACGAGGTCGAGTACCGATTGGGGAACGACAACCCCGAGACCGCCGGAATATTCTTCCCCTGTTGTAGCCGAGGCGGCGGGCTGATGGACCGCGCCTCGGCGTTGGATCAACTGCGGTAGCCCCATACTCGCCCCCGCCTGACGTGATTACCCGTGCCCCTTGGCCGCCGCTTTCGCCGCTGTCACGCGGGCCACCTCGGCGCAGTCCTTGTCGCCGCGGCCGGAGAAGTTCAGCACCACCACGTCGTCCGTCGACCGCTTGGCCGCCACGCGCATCGTTTCGACGATCGCGTGCGCAGTCTCCAGCGCGGGAAGGATGCCTTCCAGTCGGCTACACAAGTGAAATGCGTCCAAGGCTTCGTCGTCGGTGACGTGGCAGTACCGAACCCGGCCGGCGTCGTTCCAGTAGCTGTGCTCGGGGCCGACGCCGGGGTAATCCAGGCCGGCCGAGATCGAATGGACCGGGGCCGTCTGGCCGTCCTCGTCCTGTAGCACGTAGCTGTAGCTGCCGTGCAGGACGCCGGGCTTGCCGTAGCTGAGGGTGGCCGCGTGCTGGCCGAATGTCGATGAGTGCCCCCCGGCTTCGACGCCCACCAATTCTACGCCGTCGTCGTCCGCGAACGGATAAAAAATTCCGGCCGCGTTGCTGCCGCCGCCGACGCACGCCACGACGACGTCGGGCAGCCGCCCCACCTTCTCCAGGCACTGCTCTTTGGTTTCTTCACCGATGACCGACTGGAAGTCGCGGACCATCATCGGGAACGGGTGCGGGCCGACGACCGAGCCGATGATGTAGTGCGTCGACTCGACCGACGACATCCACTCGCGCATCGCCTCGTTGGTCGCGTCCTTGAGCGTCTTGCTGCCGGACGTGACCGGGAACACCTCGGTCCCCATCGCCTTCATCCGGAAGACGTTTAGTTCCTGCCGCCGGATGTCTTCCGAGCCCATGTAGACCCGACTAGTCATCCCGAACAGGGCGGCCGCGGTCGCCGTGGCGACGCCGTGCATTCCGGCCCCGGTCTCGGCGATGACACGCTGCTTGCCCATCCGCCTGGTGAGCAGGGCTTGGCCGAGGGCGTTGTTGATCTTGTGCGCGCCGGTGTGGTTCATGTCCTCGCGCTTGAGGTAGATCCGCGCCCCGCCCGCCTCCTTCGTGAGCCGTTCCGCGAAATAGAGCCGGGACGGTCGGCCGACGTAGTCGTTGAAGAGCGACCGGAGTTCGGTCCGGAAGGCGGGGTCGTTCTTCGCTTCCTGGTACGCCCGGTCGAGTTGGTCGAGGGCGAACATCAGGGTTTCGGGCACGAACCGCCCGCCGAACTGGCCGAACCGCCCGAGGGCGTTCGGCACGGCGGACACAGGGGCGGAGGGGGATGCGATAGCCATGAACGTTATCTCGAAGAATGAGAGCCGGGTTGCCGTAGTTAGTTTTGTGAGGAGCGGTCGGGGAATTCAAGCTGGCGACCACGAAGGCGGGGACATCACTCGGGTGTTGGGATTTCGGCCGGCGCTCAGAGCCCTGGTACGCCAACACTACAAGTTCTTGTAGCGTGGCTTCACCCTCACCCAGTTGTTATCGAAGTCGCAGATAGCCAGATAGTGGTACTCCCACCTTCCGTTCTTCATCCGAAAACGACAGGTGTACCACGGCGAGCCGTATTCATCAATTCGGGCGATGCGCACCGCGCGCCTTCTGACAATCAACTTCTTGAAAACATATTTTGTATCTGAGTGCAAGTAATAATTGGAAACACCTTCGCCCGGCATTCCAATGATCCTAATCCTGTCCCCAACTTTAAGATCACTGGGTCTCGTTTTCTTCTTCCGCATTCGACGCTCCAGTGGCACTATTATCCTGCCCCGAAATGCAGTAAAATGATGGGTAGCAGAGTACAGTAATCAGGAGGGTTCGGCGATGAGTGTTTCTCCCCGAGACGAACAGCCACAAACGAAAACGCCCGTACCCTCCGACGTGGTCGAACAGGCGCTTCGTGATTTCGACGAGAAAGAAACGCTAGAAGGTATCCGCCAAATCCAGGAAACCGGCGGGCTAGCGCTGAGCGATTTCTACGAAGAACTCGAACAACTCGTTCGCCCCTCCGAGTGACGCCCGGTGGACGCCCCTCTCGCCTATCAAGTTTCCTATTCGGGCCGTGTTCGAGACGCGTTACGCGATCTGGTTTTGCGGGCGCTGGAAGTCGGTTTGGGTGCCGAGATCCTTGCCGCCGTCCGAGAAATTGACACCCGCCTGCACATTTATCCGCAATTCGGCCAACCGCTTCGCGACCTGTCCGTCGAATCGGCTCAACTCTGGATCGGTGTCGTCGCACCAGTCGTCGTGCAATACGTCTTGGTCGAGTCCCGCAGGCAAGTCATGGTCGTTCAACCACTGAGGCCAGTTTCGGGATACGGTCTCTGACCTCGCGTCACCTCGGGTAACGCCCCGCGCACCCGCCTGGTACAATTCCCCCACACCGCGAGGTCATTGTCCCGATGCCCGAACTGCCGGAAGTCGAAACCGTCGTCCGCGACCTGCGGCCGCTTTTGGTCGGCAAGCGGTTGCGTGCTGTTCGCACCGGCAAACAGAGCCTTCGCCGGCCGTGGCAGGCCGCGTGGACCAGGCCGCTCACCGGGGCGACCGTCGCGGCCGTCCGCCGGCGCGGGAAGTGGATCCTCATCGACCTGGACGGGAAAGCCTCCTCGCCGCGCTTGCTCATCCACCTTGGCATGACCGGACAACTCACCGTGGCGGCCGCGTCGGTGCCGCAGCCAGACCACCTGCATCTGTGGTTCGACCTTGACGGCGGGGACCAACAACTCCGATTTCGCGATCCCCGCCGGTTCGGCAGCGCGGACGTGTTCCCGGACGAAACAGCCCTCGAGGCCTTCCTCGCCGAACGACTCGGCCCCGAACCGTTCGACCTCGACGCGGCCGCGTTCCGCGCGTCCCTCCGGCACACAACCCGGCCGATCAAGGCGGTTCTTCTCGACCAGACCGTCGTGGCCGGCGTCGGCAACATTTACGCGGACGAGGCTCTTCACCGGGTCGGGCTCCACCCCGAAACGCGGGCACAAACGATCGGTTCCGCCCGCGCGGACGCCTTGCGGGAGGCGGTCACGACCGTACTCCTTCACGCCATCGAGAACCGCGGGTCATCAATCCGCGATTACGTGGACGGCGAAGGGCAAAAAGGTGGTTTCCAGCACGAGTTCCGCGTTTACGGCCGCGGCAAAGAGCCGTGCCTGACTTGTGCGACGACCATTGAAGTCGTCCGCGTCGCCGGCCGGTCGTCGCACTTTTGCCCGCGGTGCCAGAAGCCTTCGCGGGCGCGGAAAAAGGTAGCCGAACCGTGATAGGGTGCTGACGTGCCGAATCGGGTGTTGTTTCCGCGCTCGCCGCGCCCCGCGATGGATCGATTGATATGTCTTATCGAGCCTTCAAGCGCCTACTCGGCGAGACGAGCCTGGAGCGGAAGTGTCGGTGGCTGCTCGGCAGCGGCGTCCTCGTCCTGATGACGGTCAGCTTTTACATCTACTCGTCCCAGACCGAGGGTCTCGCATACGACCAGCTCGCCTTCACCGGGCGAACACTCGTCGCCCCGATCATCACCCGCCAGCACGTCGGCACGTCGCTCCGCAAGGAATCCGACCTCTTCGGGCAAGACCCCGAAGCCGCCCGGCCGGGCAAGCTGAAAGACTACAAGTACAAGATCATCAAGCCGGACGCGACCCGCCCGGAGAGCCAGCCGAGCGCCGACGACCTGGCTATCCTCCAGGCGTTCCGCGCCGACCCGCGGCTGACCGAAGACGCCCGCTCCCTGCCGCACTTGAAAGAGTATTACTACTACGGCGCGATCCGGGCCGGTGAGTCCTGCGTGGCCTGCCACCGGAACCAGGAGGCGATGTCCCGCTACATGGACGCGGACGAAGACCGTCCCGCGGCCGGTCTCGCCAACCCGGCCCTCCAACCCGGCGACCTGATGGCCGTCGTGCGGGTCGAATTGTCCACCGAAATGATCGAGGCCGGCGTCCACCGGAACCGCGCCCTGCTGATCGCGTTCGCCATCGGCACCACGTTCCTGATCCTGGCCGGAAGCTACGCCGTCATTCGCTACGTGATCGTGAAGCCGGTCAAGCACCTCAAGGCCGTCTCCGACGCCATCGCCGCCGGGCAACTCAACGTCCGCAGCGAGATCCAGACCGCCGACGAGTTCGAGGATCTATCTGATGCGTTCAACCGGATGCTCCGGAACCTGACCAACGTCCAGGAGCGCAACCGGAACCTGATCGCCGACCTGGACCGCAAGGTGGACGAACTCGCCCGGTTGAACATGGCACTGTTCGAGTCGAACCGGCTCAAGGGCGACTTCCTCTCCACCATGAGCCACGAGTTGCGGACGCCGTTGAACAGCGTCATCGGGTTCAGCGAAGTGCTGTTGAACGCGGACAACCTGAGCGAGAAGCAGCACCGGTGGGCGGCCAACATCATGACCAGCGGCCAGCAACTGCTGGCGATGATTAACGACATCCTGGAACTGGCCAAGGCCGAGGCCGGGAAGATGCGGCTGCACCCGGAAGAGATGAACGTGGTGGCCGTCTGCGAGCAGGCGGCCGCGCTCTACCGCCAGCAGGCCGAGAAGAAGAACATCGACCTCCGCGTGCAGGTCGCGGCCGACGTTCCGAAGGGCCGACAGGACGCCGGCAAGCTCGGCCAGATACTCAACAACCTGATCTCGAACGCGATCAAGTTCACCCCCGAGGGCGGCCGCGTCACGCTCCGCGCCGCGACCGAGGGGAGCCAACTCGTCTTCACGGTCACGGATACGGGGGTGGGGATCGCGGCCGAGGAGCAGGAACTCGTCTTCGACAAGTTCCGCCAGGCGTCGAACCCGCTGACCCGTGAGCAGGGCGGGTCGGGGCTCGGCCTCTCGATCGTCCGGGAGTTGTCCAAGTTGCTCGGCGGCGAGGTGACGCTGAAGAGCGACCTCGGCCGCGGCAGCACTTTTACTGTGAGAGTGGCCGCCCGATTGAAGGACGACGTCTCACTGGCGTTCGACCTGCCCGAAGAACCCGTCCCGCCGCTACGGTCCTTGCCTCCCGTCCCCGCCCTTCGAGAAGGGACCGGGGACGGCATCGGGTAAGAACGTCGGGCGGCGAACTACCACTTGTAGGTCACAGCCACGAAGGTCGAACTCGCGTTCACCGCGCCGGTCGCGCCGGCGGTCTTCTTGAGGAACTCGCCGCCGAACAGGTAGCTATAGCCGGTGAAGATGTCCACGTGTTTCGTCAGGTGGAAGTTGACGTTGAAGTCGACTTCCTGGCCGACGTCGTTCCCGGCCGCCCCGGTCGCGTCCCGGCGGTACGCGACGCCGGACTTGTTATAAAGGGCGTCGGTGCTGTCCGCGAGCCAGAAGTGGTGGTACTGGATCCACAACGTGATCCACGGGGTCGGGTAGAGGTACAGGTGCAGGTTGAGGTCCTGGATGTTCTGACGGCCGACCAGGTCCGTCCAGCCCAGGTAGTAGTGGCCGAACGGGAACAACTGGTTGAACGTGTGGTCCGTACCGGTCCCGTTGTTGCCACCGCTCGCGTAGTCGTAGTAGAGCCATAAGGTCGGGTTCCACGCCACGTCTTTAAAGTTGTACCCCAACCCGGCCGTGGCCATCCCCGCCACCACGTCCTGGCGCGAGCCGGTCGAATTGATCGTCCCGAGCTGCATCGCGCCTTCAAAGTCCCACAGGAAACTACCCTGGTTGCCCGCGTAGCGGCTGCCGAACGTGTTCAGGGTGAACGGCCCGCGGGTGAGGCCGAGTTGGGTGGTGGGTAGGCGGCTGTCCAACATCAAATAGTACCCGTCGATCAGCGACGTCTTGGTCGGGTGGTACGTGAGGTACCCCCCGGCGAAGTCCTGGGTGTCGTCCCAGGAGTCGAGCTGGTTCGGATTGAGGACCATCGGCTTGACCCAGAACAGGTCCGCGTCCCAGTCCTCGCCCGTCCGCGTCGCGCGGACCCCCTGGAACGTGCGGAGGGTGTTCGACCAGTCGAGCGGGGACACGAGCCGCTGGGACCCGAGGGCCAACTCCTGCCGCCCGACGCGGACGTAGCCCGGCTTCCCGTCCAGGTCGAAGATCTTCACGTCGACGAACAGGTTGAGAAAGTCGGCCTTGTTGATGTCCGTGGGGAGTGGGGCGAGGTTCTGGGGCGACGAGTACGCGCCGATGAATTCGGCGAAGACCCGGAAGCTGTCCCCGTACCACAGGTCGGCGTTCAACCGGGCACGGGCCAGGTCGTAGTTGTTGTTGTTCGCCGTCAGGCGGCTGTTGTACTCGCTCATATACCGGTTGCGGAGTTCGCCCCCCGTCGATAAGAGCCAGTTGTCCCCGATGCGAATCCGCTTCAACGGGTCCGCGTAGTCCGTGTCCGTGTTTTTCGGGTCGTCGAGGTACCGAAAGTCGGCGTCGTAGTAGACGCCGATGTTCGGCGAAATCCGCGGGTACGCGTACTTCGGCGGGGCCTGGCGGTAGTCCCCGGTGAGCATGTCCAGGGCCGAGTAATAACCCGGGCCGGTCGGCA from the Fimbriiglobus ruber genome contains:
- a CDS encoding c-type cytochrome domain-containing protein — translated: MTGRVIALVVFASVLSVSRVNAAELPSAGTSAKVSYYKDVRPILQQHCLGCHQPAKAGGLYVMTAFANLLKTGESGKPAVVAGKPEASFLLHEIQLKDGKAEMPKGRPPLKQLEIDLVAKWIKEGAADDTPASARAVVVDAKNPPQYSAPPVVTALAFSPDGRFLAVSGYHEVLLFAADGSHLISRLIGASERVQSLAFSPDGNRLAVAGGAPGRFGEIQIWTHDKDKLLVSTTVTFDTLYGVSWSPDGKVVGFGCSDNTVRAIDAATGAQVLQMGTHSDWIVGTTFSRDGLHLASVSRDMTMKLTEVPTQRFVDNVTSITPGALKGGLMAIDCRPFEEAKKAKIPTDTPNAAPKEYDELIAAGSDGTPRLYKMHREVPRVIGDDANRIKEYEALPGRVSCVRFDAEGDRFAAASSLDGKGEVRVYDVASGKKVVCEQVTGPAYVVAWSPTGKVVASAGFDGRIWLHDPATGKLLHSFVALPAEKISARQ
- the trpB gene encoding tryptophan synthase subunit beta, which codes for MAIASPSAPVSAVPNALGRFGQFGGRFVPETLMFALDQLDRAYQEAKNDPAFRTELRSLFNDYVGRPSRLYFAERLTKEAGGARIYLKREDMNHTGAHKINNALGQALLTRRMGKQRVIAETGAGMHGVATATAAALFGMTSRVYMGSEDIRRQELNVFRMKAMGTEVFPVTSGSKTLKDATNEAMREWMSSVESTHYIIGSVVGPHPFPMMVRDFQSVIGEETKEQCLEKVGRLPDVVVACVGGGSNAAGIFYPFADDDGVELVGVEAGGHSSTFGQHAATLSYGKPGVLHGSYSYVLQDEDGQTAPVHSISAGLDYPGVGPEHSYWNDAGRVRYCHVTDDEALDAFHLCSRLEGILPALETAHAIVETMRVAAKRSTDDVVVLNFSGRGDKDCAEVARVTAAKAAAKGHG
- the mutM gene encoding bifunctional DNA-formamidopyrimidine glycosylase/DNA-(apurinic or apyrimidinic site) lyase, coding for MPELPEVETVVRDLRPLLVGKRLRAVRTGKQSLRRPWQAAWTRPLTGATVAAVRRRGKWILIDLDGKASSPRLLIHLGMTGQLTVAAASVPQPDHLHLWFDLDGGDQQLRFRDPRRFGSADVFPDETALEAFLAERLGPEPFDLDAAAFRASLRHTTRPIKAVLLDQTVVAGVGNIYADEALHRVGLHPETRAQTIGSARADALREAVTTVLLHAIENRGSSIRDYVDGEGQKGGFQHEFRVYGRGKEPCLTCATTIEVVRVAGRSSHFCPRCQKPSRARKKVAEP
- a CDS encoding ATP-binding protein, with the translated sequence MSYRAFKRLLGETSLERKCRWLLGSGVLVLMTVSFYIYSSQTEGLAYDQLAFTGRTLVAPIITRQHVGTSLRKESDLFGQDPEAARPGKLKDYKYKIIKPDATRPESQPSADDLAILQAFRADPRLTEDARSLPHLKEYYYYGAIRAGESCVACHRNQEAMSRYMDADEDRPAAGLANPALQPGDLMAVVRVELSTEMIEAGVHRNRALLIAFAIGTTFLILAGSYAVIRYVIVKPVKHLKAVSDAIAAGQLNVRSEIQTADEFEDLSDAFNRMLRNLTNVQERNRNLIADLDRKVDELARLNMALFESNRLKGDFLSTMSHELRTPLNSVIGFSEVLLNADNLSEKQHRWAANIMTSGQQLLAMINDILELAKAEAGKMRLHPEEMNVVAVCEQAAALYRQQAEKKNIDLRVQVAADVPKGRQDAGKLGQILNNLISNAIKFTPEGGRVTLRAATEGSQLVFTVTDTGVGIAAEEQELVFDKFRQASNPLTREQGGSGLGLSIVRELSKLLGGEVTLKSDLGRGSTFTVRVAARLKDDVSLAFDLPEEPVPPLRSLPPVPALREGTGDGIG
- a CDS encoding alginate export family protein, whose translation is MTPHARAGRWLAGGAVYALLGWSGSALLAQSPTPSALPIPPGTQAPAPIVVANPVPPAPVGSTPATPLVVVDPSAAPTPTPAADGAPADDIRNKVPPVRPLPRPGNFPILPTGPGYYSALDMLTGDYRQAPPKYAYPRISPNIGVYYDADFRYLDDPKNTDTDYADPLKRIRIGDNWLLSTGGELRNRYMSEYNSRLTANNNNYDLARARLNADLWYGDSFRVFAEFIGAYSSPQNLAPLPTDINKADFLNLFVDVKIFDLDGKPGYVRVGRQELALGSQRLVSPLDWSNTLRTFQGVRATRTGEDWDADLFWVKPMVLNPNQLDSWDDTQDFAGGYLTYHPTKTSLIDGYYLMLDSRLPTTQLGLTRGPFTLNTFGSRYAGNQGSFLWDFEGAMQLGTINSTGSRQDVVAGMATAGLGYNFKDVAWNPTLWLYYDYASGGNNGTGTDHTFNQLFPFGHYYLGWTDLVGRQNIQDLNLHLYLYPTPWITLWIQYHHFWLADSTDALYNKSGVAYRRDATGAAGNDVGQEVDFNVNFHLTKHVDIFTGYSYLFGGEFLKKTAGATGAVNASSTFVAVTYKW